In the genome of Arachis stenosperma cultivar V10309 chromosome 2, arast.V10309.gnm1.PFL2, whole genome shotgun sequence, the window CTATTTTCCAAAACAAACAACAATCTCATCATCCTACCATTTCTCAATTCAACCATATCATGCATCAATATCTCAAATGATCAACAAGATGAgcatataaataataaaataaaactcgtattaaagaatgttagaaaaaaataatgaagttcatattattaataataataatactgaAGAATGATATTACTACTTTAGCCTCCTAATTTCTACCTATGGCGGAAATAGAtcatctcaatttttttaacaattgagggagtaaagtgtgatcttccaccattaattttataagtaggaccaaaaataaatatgaaagagagaGCAATGAAGGGTTAGAGATTACACTTTAcactctcaattttttttttaacaattgagagGATTCATTCGCCGCGGCTATCGTATTTTTTTCCCTCtctttgctttttttttaattgtcaagttataaaaaaagaataattcaagaaaacaaaaatagcacgagcaataataattatacaaatcaaaatatatataaaaaaggctaatatataatagaattaatatgaatatattttatcattaaataaacaaaattagcgtaaaaccaaattatacctaaagagaaaaaaattttaaaataacaaaaatgatAAAAAGATCATTTTTACAATTTTGTTGAGTCATCTTTATATATAGaagattgaaaaataataaacttctaactaaattaatttatatttattatatttaatttaaataaataataaattatcttatttatttaGTCTATAAATTTAcatatcataaaaataaaattaattaattgatatacataattttaaattatatgatacttaaatatctaatcaaattaattagttgatataattaatttttcataataaattatatttaataaattaaaaaataaattaaaaaaattctgaAAATCATACCATCTTAATTCTATCATtaagtataaaaattttatttttgtataatagaataaatagataaaaaaattaaataattaattttaaattaaaaaatataaaaagtacaaatttttaaatatttaaaattagttttttatataaatatttaaaaattattataaaaaaatagataaaaattaaatatcaaataaaatgcaccctaaaatttaaaatgaatcctctcaaattttttaatatttaaaaaaataaagtgtaACCTCTCACTTTTAATTCTATAAGTAGAACACCTTAAAATTGGCCTTAAATTGAATTCCAATCCGAAATATAAGATTACATTGCTGAAAAGATAAATTTCGTACGAATCTATAATAAGTTAATAACCCATTAGAGTGCAAAACGACAATCCAATCGTGCGTTTCAATCATCTACAGAGAATTAACCGCATTCTCACTCAGGTGATGTGATGATGAGCCGCTTctctgtcttcttcttcttcttcttcttccctcaCAAAAACTACAAACACATCCTTTTACGAAATTGCCCTTCACTCCATAGCCATGAATTATTCTGCCTATAACGAACCACCCCCCTATTATCCGTACAGTAACCGATTCAATTACATCCGCGATCCTCATCCAACCTACCCTCCGATTCGCCATCCCGGTTTGTACCTAACCGAACCTGAACCGCTTCCTCCGAGACTTATTAACCGGCCGGTAACAATTTCCCGCCTCAATTTTGTAGCTTTAATTTGAATTGATAAGTGCATTGACTCTGTTTAATGATAATTTGCCcttatttatttgtttgattAAGTTTTTACGTGATGAATGGAAATTATGGATAAGATAGGGTTTAGAAACGGATGCATTAGAAAGAAAATTACGGTACTATTTATATTTATGTTGAATATGATGATAGAATCGTTGCATTTGAATGGTTTGGTGTGTAGAGGCGTTTTAAAGATTAGGAATGAATGCATTGTGAaaaaaagagaggagagaatCTTGCCTTAGGTGGTTTAATCAATTATAGAAAGTATGTAGAACAATAGAAGCCTTGGTAATGTGAATGGATCAGATGGAGGATGCCTCGATTGCTCGAGATAGATGGTGACAAGGAAACCTATTGGTGTACATAGCTATATTTGCAAACTGGGATCCGGGAGGGGAAAAGGGGGGGAGAGGGGGAGTGAATGGCTTGATAATAACATAATAAACTACCACTCGACTAACTCAAGTTGATTCGTCCGTACTTCAATTATGATAATAACATAATAAACTACCAACCAAAACGTCTACGCTTTTTTATGGCTCGTACCAAACTTATATGATTGCCACATTTATAATAGATTGTACATATATAAACAGTTATCATGGATATGGGATATGTGATGAATTTTTCGTCACGACTTTGGAATACCATGGATTTTTTATTAAGCGGTTTTCAGTTCATCATATTGACAGATTTGTTTTTGGATAGGATGAGTTAGTGAAAGTTTTCTTTGTTAAAGCTGTTTTGTTGTTTTGCTGATTATCATTTGGCTGTGTGTGATGAAGTCATCTGCATGCTTGTCTCGTCATTCTATTATTTCCATAGTACTTTCTTGTTAATTCTTCCCGAATTTGCGTCCATACGATACATGCTTGAGTTCATAACTGAGTTCTTCTTTACAGGTTGGGCCACCTCAATATAGTCATAGACCATATGGAGTGCATGGTGGGGCGCCATTCAATACCTTTTGGAGACATGGGCCAGATGGTGGTAGACACTTCACATCTTATTCTTCTGGACCTGCCATTTCTGATGCGGCAGGTCTACATGCTGCTGCTAGAGCCACTTCTATGTTACAATCTTCATCCTCAGTTTTAGCGCCAGCACCATCAGCCCAACAAGCTCGAAGGCCATATGGAACTGCTGCTGCTGAAGCCTCTTCTGTGGTACTATCTTCATCCTCAGTTTTAGCGTCAGCACCATCAGCCCAACGAGCTCGAAGGCCATATGGAACTGCTGCTGCTGAAGCCTCTTTTGTAGAACGATCTTCATCCTCAGTTTTAGCGTCAGCACCTTTAGTGTCAGCACCATCAGCCAAACGGGCTCGAAAGCCATATGGAACTGCTGCTGCTGAAGCCTCTTTCGTAGAACGATCTTCATGCTCAGTTATAGCGTCAGCACCATCAGCTAAACAAGCTCAAAAGCCAGATGGAACTGCTGCTGCTGGGGCCTCTTCTGTTGTACGATCTTCATCCTTAGTTTTAGCGTCAGCACCATCAGCCAAACAAGCTCGAGAGCCAGATGGAACTGCTGCTGCTGCTGGTGCTGGAGCCTCTTCTGTGGTACGATCTTCATCCTCAGTTTTAGCGTCAGCACCATCAGCCAAACAAGCTCGAGAGCCAGATGGAACTGCTGGAGCCTCTTCTGTGGTACGATCTTCATCCTCAGTAACGTCAGCACCATCAGCCAAACAAGCTCAGAAGCCAGCTGCACCGTCGCAACCACCACCGAAGGCATGGTGTGAAATTTGTAAGATTTGGTGCCATACTCTAGGGGTCTTGGAAGAGCATAAACAGGGGAGGCGACACATGAATAAGGTGAAGCGACAGGAAAGATTAGAGGAACAAAAGGCAATAAGTGAGCTACAGAATAAACAGACTGCTACTACTAAATCGAATTTAACAGACCAGGCTAAGAAAGTTCAGGAGCCTGCAAAAGTTGAATGCCCCACAGGAAATACTGGATCTGAAGTTGCATCTGTTAATCACAAGGTTGAAACAATGGTGCAGAATGACGCGAGAGATACTTTTGCAGCTCCAGCTGAAGAACCTGAGGCGAAGAAAACCAGTCGGAACATCATTCCTGTACAGCACCATGTATTGAAGCTGAAGAAGAAACGAAAAGGATCTAAACTCGTTAAGATGGCTGCTGCTCTAAGAAGGCCAGTGCAAAATCAAATATCTGAGCAGTTtataccttttgattgtaaatTGTGCAATGTTAGATTTGAGTCTGAGATTGCTTTTGGGAGTCATGTGAACGGGAAGGAACACATATCACGTCTAATCCATGCCCCCGGCCGGCAAGCTTTGTCCGGAATGTTTGGTCTCCAAGTACTTTACCCTCCTGACATCGATTCTCTGTCAAAAGCAATTAATGTTCAGGTCCAACATGGTGATAATAATCCACAACTCCTCTTAGCTAAGCACCTGATGGATTCATTATCTCAATCAAAAGTAGCAGCAACAGCACCACCGATGaactgagaagatgatgatcaatcagttGCCAAGAAATAGAAGGGTTGAAGGGGCCCAATGAGGTTTTCATTTCTTGTACTTATTGTTTTACCAAGCAAATTATAAAGCATTTCTACTGTGACACGAATTGTGTTTGCTTCAATGCTTCCCTTTCCTTGTATTAAACCTTTTTTCTTTGAGAAACTCTTTCTATTGTGCAATTCCTTTTATGCAAATTAGTAAAGTGAACGTGCATTGCGTTGCTCGGGATTGACATTTGTTTTCAACCTTTTGTAATAGTAGTTTATGTGCATAAAGAGTAAaactattaattaatttaatagtaCTACATATTTATAGAAATCCTAATAATTTGTAATTGATTAGTTGAGTATAGCTAACACtacatttaattaataaattacaAACTAACTATCAGTGGGGTATTTTTTAACATGAAAAAAATGTTCACCAACTTAATGTTGAAAACATCATTTATTTTTTCCTCTGAAAATATTATCACTACATAGATATTACAAAAGGCAAAgcatcaattttttattttttttttacttactCTTTTTTTGTCATCAAGGGTTAACTCTTGGGTATGTTATCTTGGCTGCAAACTAACAACTAATTTCGATGTCCTTTACCTTTCGGTAAAATGTTTGGCCATAAAAATTACTGCATATATACAACTTTTCAAAGATCGAAACTGAGACATAGCTTTTCTTTTAGTCATGCAACCACTTGTACTAAATTTCGAGGTTATTTCTATAGTATCTTTTAACGATTTGGTTAAAGCTATAAGAATATTTaagagaaacaaataaaaagagTGTTGATCTTTTCAATGCATTAAATTAAATGTATagttttttttctaattatacatatattttctagaaaaaattattattatttgctaGATCCATTTTTTAGTTagtgtaaaaaaaataaagattacaAAATGTGGTGTGTGACTATGATTGCTATAATTTTTAGGattaagatattttaaaatgaaGAGTTAATCACTCTTAAACTAAAATATTGAGACttatatatgataaaaattataaaatcaatagagaataatttattattttattattttaccaactagatctaaattttattttttttttaaaaaagaacgGCCAAATGTACGATAgtcgaattttttttaaataaatataatatttattaatatagacatgttttataaaaaaattacgtttttcttttctattacATATAAATGTATCTCATGAGTCAATGGgacatatttaaaaatttgttatttaGAGTAAATGgttaaaataatttctgaaaaaaaacttttaatcaaattcattttttttaattttaaattagttattttaatgTGACATGTTAAGTGACACTATAATACACATTTAGTTGTCCTAATTGACGATTAACATGAtaagtttatgaaattagattAAATTACAATGCCTTAAATTCTTTCTTCGATTagattttaatttaatctaattttataaacttattatactaataatcaattaaaattctTATGTGTTTTGCAGTCAtgcctgctacacatacaagcctTTTTGGCTTACAAGCTATACAAGTTGGcccaaccaaaaaaaaaaaccacgCGCACTACACTCTTCAGAATGGAGCGTAAAACGCACGCACCTTACACAACGGTTGCGTTTTCCAAAACACGCTCATTATGGCagactcttcctcttcttcctcaatcaaaacgCAAACCGTCAAGTTTCAAGCCACATTCGAAACAAATTACGATTCTGAAGAAACGTTCCAACTTTTCgcgaagagtagaagaaatcaAGAACAAAAGATACAAATCTCCATAAAAAATCAGCAGAAAAAACGAAGAAACATTATTCAAGGTATTGTTTTACTGTTCTTCAAGGTTTTTCACATTTCTGTTTCTGATTTCGAAATTGAAGCACTATATCGTCAGTATTTTTCGCTCTATTTCTTCTAGGTTCttctaggttttactgttcttcttgtTTTAGATCTCATATTACTGTTCTGATGAAATTGTTCTTCGTTTACGCTATCTTACATACTTCTAGTGAATGCTTTAACGTGTGTTTTGATCTGTTTGGTACATATTTTGTGCATGTTTACATGTTTTTTTATGTAGGTTTGTGCATGTTTACATGaaagattcttcttcttctaactGATTTTTGGGTGTATATGGCAAATTTTTTGGTGTATATGGCCGATTGTCGGGTGTATATCTCGGACTTGGCATGTGACTGTTGCTTCTAGTGGCATTTTGAACTTAAATATATTTCTAAACTCATATAATGTCATATAATCCAAAAAATGTAGAGGTGTATGGGACTGATATATATATTAGGAGTTTTGAAGTCTAACTGGTACTGTTCTAATTATGCCTGACCTTGTAGTGTCATTTTATGTGTTTGGGTGAATTGAATATGATTTTGAACTGATTTAATTTTGTTAACTTGAAAAAACAAAATGTTTATGGGAATTTATTTGGGTGTCTGTGGCTGATatttgggtgtatctgactgATCTATGGGTGTATGTTTCTGattttttggtgtattttttaTCTATTGACAGCATCTCTTTTTCATTGCAGTAAAAATGGCAAGCAAAAATCAAGCtagaaaaaaatacaatataagCACAAATATATGTCTTAGAACAAGTCAATTTTTTTCCTAATACAAATATATCTTATTCTAATGACTCtaattttgctttgtttacaGCAAACCAAAGACTTGAAGTGTGCAACCCATTTGTTGAGTAAAAAATTTGAACATATGAGCGAGGAAAAGAAAGCAATTGTTCAGGATTTAGGTTTTGGCAGACTGATGCACATCCCGCCAATGAGGGTGCATCACAAACTATTAAAGGAGTTGGCTAACTCCTTTAAATTGGGGAAAAACACACTCGAAACCAGTTACGGTTCGTTTAGAGTTAAACCCAACACAATAGGGGTTGCGCTTGGCCTCAATGCATCAGGTAACTCATTACAGAAAACCTCTATACTTCCATTCTTCGTAATATATTATTCTGCTATCATATAATCAAGAAACAAACATAGGTGTATATGAGTGATATTGGGCTGTATATGAGTGATGTTTGGGTATATTTTAAGTGATTTTCAGATtaagttattttcttttttgtaggagatctattTCCTGAGAAAGTCGGTTATAAGGAACTTTCTGAAGAGAACAAACAGATTTTTAGAAGATTCCAAGGGAGGACTCTAAAAAATATGACGGATGAGATGATGAgtattggtgttggaaatgAACAGGATCGCCTCATGTTCAAGAGGATTTTCATCCTCTATATACAGATGGCGTTCCTGTTGCCAACcacaataaacaaaatctctccTGTGCACCTAGCTCCAATTTTCAAGATGGACAAAATAAAGGAGGATAATTGGAGAGCCTATGTTCTGAATTTTATCATCAAGGACATAACTAATTACaatctgaaaaagaaaaagtcaatCGACGGCTGCCTATTTGTCCTGATGATAGTCTATTTCCATCTGTCAAACaacaaagataagaaaagagaagaaagaccTGCACAACCCTAGATTGCCAACTGGAATAGAGAGCAGTTGGTTGAAAGGATGAGAGCAGAAATAGATGGACATATGGTAAGTGAACGAAATaccttgggtgtattttatttacGTGGATGTTGTTAACTAACATTTCTACAGTTTCAGAGAATAGTAAAGATGGCAGAAACaaaagagaaattgaaagaaatgaagaaaaaagaaaaaaaagaaataaaagaaataaaagaaggcAAGTTCATCATCATCTGAGTGATACATCTGAAACTGAAGTCTATTCTTCCTTTGAGTCTGAGACTGAAGAAGACTCAGAGGAACAAAAAAGGAAACAACCCACCTAAATAGCCAAAAAGTAAGTAATATACTTAGGTGTATTTTGTCATTTTTACAAGTATTTTTTTACTAATGATTGTTTGCCTTTCAGAATGGAAtccaaaaaaaaggaagaagattcAGGAGGATTCCGATTCAGAAACTGAATCAAATGATGAGTAACGTTCTGAATTATCATCACTTTCTTTTCCGTTTATTCTCAAAATTTCATGTATTAACAGAGCGTTTCTTATTAACTTTCAGAAGCGAAGAATCAACAccagtaaaaaaaataaaaaacaaagaaaaaattcaGACTAGAGCCAAAAAGTAAGCACTGCTTTGGATAGTAGTttataatcaattttattttatctttctgattcatactttttttttccCCAGGACGCAATCCAAAAAGAGAAACCTCATTGTTGAGGATTCGTCTCCTGAACAAACTCAATCCTATCATGGGTTGGATACTTTGTAAAGCTATATTACTATTTATcatcaaaaatatatttgttaACATGTTCTTTTATGCATGTACTGTCAGATCTAAAATTGGAACTGAAGAATTAGAAGAATTCTTAAGGGAatctaaaaagaagaaaaataatgaaaaatctACTGCACAGGGGTTTGTTATGTTTAGGGTGTATATTACCAATTTTAAGGTGTTTTCATTACTACTAATTGTTTCTGGTTTCCCAGGAAGAACGGAGCTGACCTGCGATCGACAGAAGGTCATTATGACTCATCCGAAACGTAAAAACCTTTATTTGATAAAATCTTGTTATCCTGAATTAGCCAATGGTATTTTCACTGAATGATATCTATTCTATGTTTAGAATACCGGACGTGAACTTAGGAAGTGAGAGTGATCCTTTGTCTCAAGGACACACAGATCAAAGCAGCATAAACAAACCGGCGGAGAGCACGTAATTTCTCTCTCTAATAACGGTtgcttttatcttttattaccttctacttctaattctgtatatatttttttagaaaaaaaactctttattgttttatttaagaaaaaaaaggcaggaaaaaaaagccaaaactgcaactatgtaagttctcaaaaaacaaAGCATGTGTTTCTTTTGAATGCTTCAGGTGTATTTTTTactttctttgggtgtatttcagGTTGAGTCTGGTAGAAGAATCAACCAATGACCCAGCTGAACAGAACATGATGGTTGTGAGGGTAGAGATACAGTCACAAACTGAAGCGCTTTCAATGTGAGTTTTACAAGTAAATTTCAACATTATAATCATGAATTTTTCACGGGCTTtcttaactttttatttttgtcttgttTAGAGTTCTGATTCAAGTTTATTTCCCTCTGTCCCAGACAATCACTGTGCTAGAAATTGAACCAACCCCCTGCAAAGTCTCCAAGTGAGAAAAATAATGAAGAAATAACAAAAAGGTAAGGAATAATATTAGGGTGTATTTGGTTAttgtttgggtgtatattgtccTTGTTGGGGTGTATATTTTACTTACTTGGGTGTATATCCTGACATAAGATCtgtaactaattttttataatgattCGTTTTATCTAACCCTGTAGCACTCCAGAACCCCCGAAACCTAATGAAAGCACACCCACGGTTCCACCAGCTCCATCCAAAATGTAAGTTCAGCAGGGTAAAATTTGGTTTTCAATATCATTCGTCTATTCTTATTCTTATATTACGTTATATGTCATTACGCAGTAATTCAACCCCAGAAGACGCTGCTACACTAATGATGATGGCACGGACAGCATCCTACATTCCTAAAGAAGGTCCGATGCCATCATTCAGCCTTGCCTTGACTGATTCAAGCCAAGAAGAAGCAACAACGCAAGAGGGGGAGAGGGCAAAAACTTCTGAAATGccaaaaataatagaataattagGGGAGCTGGTGGAAAGAATTGCAAGCAGTGTGGGTGAAAATAGAAGGTAAAAGTCCACAGATTCAAAAGTAGAGTGGCggagaaaattttgaaaattttgaaactCCTGCGAGGACCAACGACATCTCGGCTGAAATGAAAGAGAAATGCTACATTTGGGCCACACGTGTGAAGACATACGGAGATGGAATCACTAATGAGTATGACGCCGTGTGCACACTCAATGCCTAAGATCGATACATTTTGTCAAAAGTCCACTTTGCATCTCTAAAAACTGATACACATATAGAAGATAaggtaatattagaataacaTTAATGATTTTATCATGAAATGTAACTGCAATGTTGATTGATGTAAATTGATTTGGGCTTTTTTTTCTAGATTGTATTTGCCATATGCCTCATCCTTAACCAGCAAAACGTTAAAAGATTTTAAGAAGAAATATATTATCTCCCCCCAAATATTGTGGTAAGGTGTACTTCAATTCAACATTGGGTATATTTTTGgtattcatttgggtgtattttctgtctttatttgggtgtatttctgtatttatttgggtgtattttctgtattcatttgggtgtattaaTTATTTCATTTAGTGTTTCACAATTGTTGCAGAACATGGCCGTTGGAAATCATCCAAATGAAAAATTCTTATACCCTAAAACCAAAAAGCCATTCAGGGTGGAAGACTACCCAATGTTTATACCCTTCTTggacttaaaaaaaattagcatcACATGCATACGTAAGTTTTCATTTCTAAAACTTCTTATCACCATTCTTTACTTATGTGCCAATAAACTAAAACATTGTTCAATGTGGACATGCTTCAGATTTTTGCACATGTTTGCTATTCAAACCATTAGTGGTTATGGGTGGCTGATGCAAGAAAgagaaaattttatatactCGACCCATATCACAAGACATGTCCCTCCGATGCCAGAATGAACCTAAATAAATTCATTGTAAGTTGTTTCtgtgttttgtattttaatatttgggtgtatttatgTTCAATATAAGGTGTAAGTTTGTGCTCCTTTGGGTGTATTCctttattaaatttattcatatattactgatttgttttgtgttttaagGGATATGTAATTTCAATAATGAGAGTATATGCTGGGGGCACCTCTGAAGAGAAAGGATCAGGAAATTGAACCACCATACATTAACATCTCAGGCCAAAAGACAAGGTATAAATCTTTTACTCTGAAAATTAATCTTTCCTATATGTAATTTGCtaatttatttcttgttttttagCTATGACTGTGCTATTTATGTAATGAAGTGGCTTGAAATAATTCAGCCTGAAAACGTTAAAGGGGGGAAATATGAGTGGGACAATTGGACTCAGGTAATTGT includes:
- the LOC130957752 gene encoding uncharacterized protein LOC130957752, which codes for MNYSAYNEPPPYYPYSNRFNYIRDPHPTYPPIRHPGLYLTEPEPLPPRLINRPVGPPQYSHRPYGVHGGAPFNTFWRHGPDGGRHFTSYSSGPAISDAAGLHAAARATSMLQSSSSVLAPAPSAQQARRPYGTAAAEASSVVLSSSSVLASAPSAQRARRPYGTAAAEASFVERSSSSVLASAPLVSAPSAKRARKPYGTAAAEASFVERSSCSVIASAPSAKQAQKPDGTAAAGASSVVRSSSLVLASAPSAKQAREPDGTAAAAGAGASSVVRSSSSVLASAPSAKQAREPDGTAGASSVVRSSSSVTSAPSAKQAQKPAAPSQPPPKAWCEICKIWCHTLGVLEEHKQGRRHMNKVKRQERLEEQKAISELQNKQTATTKSNLTDQAKKVQEPAKVECPTGNTGSEVASVNHKVETMVQNDARDTFAAPAEEPEAKKTSRNIIPVQHHVLKLKKKRKGSKLVKMAAALRRPVQNQISEQFIPFDCKLCNVRFESEIAFGSHVNGKEHISRLIHAPGRQALSGMFGLQVLYPPDIDSLSKAINVQVQHGDNNPQLLLAKHLMDSLSQSKVAATAPPMN